From the genome of Pseudomonas yamanorum, one region includes:
- the kdpC gene encoding potassium-transporting ATPase subunit KdpC has protein sequence MSNIIRPALSLLVLMTLITGVAYPLVVTGVAQVAFPDQANGSLVHDASGKVRGSSLIAQDFTGDGWFHPRPSAGAFATVSSSASNLGPSNPALATRVFDDAKKLLVPDQGPVPMALLTTSGSGLDPHLPPQAIAYQLARVAAARNLPVATLERLMDEHIESPLVGPPVVNVLALNMALEKL, from the coding sequence ATGTCCAACATAATCCGCCCGGCCCTGAGCCTGCTGGTGTTGATGACCCTGATCACCGGCGTGGCCTATCCCCTGGTTGTCACTGGCGTGGCGCAAGTCGCGTTCCCTGACCAAGCCAACGGCAGCCTGGTACACGATGCCAGCGGCAAGGTTCGCGGTTCGAGCCTGATCGCCCAGGATTTCACCGGTGACGGCTGGTTCCACCCGCGGCCATCTGCCGGTGCGTTTGCTACGGTTTCCAGCAGCGCCAGCAACCTCGGCCCAAGCAACCCAGCGCTGGCCACTCGTGTATTTGACGATGCCAAGAAACTGCTGGTGCCAGACCAGGGCCCAGTGCCGATGGCATTGCTGACTACCTCCGGCAGCGGTCTTGATCCACACTTGCCACCGCAGGCGATTGCCTATCAACTGGCCCGGGTAGCCGCCGCACGTAATCTGCCGGTGGCGACCCTGGAGCGCTTGATGGACGAGCACATCGAAAGCCCGTTGGTGGGGCCGCCGGTGGTGAACGTGCTGGCGTTGAATATGGCCCTGGAAAAACTGTAA
- the kdpB gene encoding potassium-transporting ATPase subunit KdpB encodes MNMPAKNAAPVKTQEPAKTAMSALWRPALVQAFVKLDPRQLQRSPVMLVVELTAILTTILCFVPDVAVPTYVAVQIAVWLWFTVLFANFAEALAEGRGKARADSLKAGSEGLSARRKETDGSFKVVPATSLRKGDVVRVVAGEMIPGDGEVIEGIAAVNEAAITGESAPVIRESGGDRSAVTGNTRLVSDWLMIRITANPGESTLDRMIALVEGAKRQKTPNEIALDILLIGLTLIFLLVVVTLQPFAHFANGNLPLVFLVALLVTLIPTTIGGLLSAIGIAGMDRLVRLNVIAKSGRAVEAAGDVHVLLLDKTGTITFGNRRCTNVIAAPGVSGKELAEGALLASLADDTAEGKSIVEYLRGLHPQAEPSTDELTSVPFSAETRLSGVDYQGRVFRKGAVDSLLAFIGLQRRDLQPALSREIDKIAQSGGTPLLVCADGKLLGAIHLKDVVKPGIRERFAELRKLGIRTVMVTGDNPLTAAAIAAEAGVDDVLAEATPEKKLARIRHEQNDGRLVAMCGDGANDAPALAQADVGMAMNDGTQAAREAANMVDLDSDPTKLLDVVQIGKELLVTRGALTTFSIANDVAKYFAILPALFASIYPQLGVLNVMHLQSPQSAILSAIVFNALIIVVLIPLALRGVRVQAASAAALLRRNLLIYGLGGILVPFVGIKAIDMLLTALHLV; translated from the coding sequence ATGAATATGCCTGCAAAAAACGCGGCTCCGGTGAAAACCCAGGAGCCGGCCAAGACCGCAATGTCGGCCCTGTGGCGCCCGGCGCTGGTCCAGGCGTTCGTCAAGCTGGACCCGCGCCAGCTGCAACGTTCGCCGGTGATGCTGGTGGTCGAACTGACCGCGATCCTCACCACCATCCTGTGCTTCGTGCCGGATGTTGCCGTACCGACCTACGTTGCCGTGCAAATTGCTGTATGGCTGTGGTTCACCGTGCTGTTCGCCAACTTCGCCGAAGCCTTGGCTGAAGGTCGCGGCAAAGCCCGTGCCGACAGCCTCAAGGCGGGCAGCGAGGGCCTCAGCGCCCGCCGCAAGGAAACCGACGGCAGCTTCAAAGTCGTGCCGGCCACCAGCTTGCGTAAAGGCGATGTGGTACGTGTGGTCGCCGGGGAAATGATCCCGGGTGACGGCGAAGTCATCGAAGGTATTGCCGCGGTCAACGAAGCGGCCATCACCGGTGAATCGGCCCCGGTCATCCGTGAATCCGGCGGCGACCGCTCGGCCGTCACCGGCAACACCCGCCTGGTCTCGGACTGGTTGATGATCCGCATCACCGCCAACCCGGGTGAGTCGACCCTGGACCGCATGATTGCCCTGGTGGAAGGCGCCAAACGCCAGAAAACCCCCAACGAAATCGCGTTGGATATCCTGCTGATCGGCCTGACGCTGATCTTCCTGCTGGTAGTGGTGACCCTGCAGCCGTTCGCCCACTTCGCCAATGGCAACCTGCCGCTGGTGTTCCTGGTGGCGCTGTTGGTCACGCTGATTCCGACCACCATCGGCGGCCTGTTGTCGGCCATCGGTATTGCCGGTATGGACCGCCTGGTGCGCCTCAACGTGATCGCCAAATCCGGTCGCGCGGTGGAAGCGGCGGGGGACGTGCACGTACTGCTGCTGGACAAGACCGGCACCATCACCTTTGGTAACCGTCGCTGCACCAACGTGATCGCCGCGCCCGGTGTCAGCGGCAAGGAACTGGCCGAAGGCGCGCTGCTGGCGTCCCTGGCGGACGACACGGCCGAGGGTAAATCCATCGTCGAATACCTGCGTGGCCTGCACCCGCAAGCCGAGCCGTCGACGGATGAGTTGACCTCGGTACCGTTCAGCGCCGAAACCCGCTTGTCCGGCGTCGACTACCAGGGCCGTGTGTTCCGCAAAGGCGCCGTGGATTCGCTGCTGGCCTTTATCGGCCTGCAACGCCGCGACCTGCAACCGGCGCTCTCCCGGGAAATCGACAAGATCGCCCAGAGCGGCGGCACGCCTTTGCTGGTGTGTGCCGACGGCAAATTGCTCGGCGCCATTCACCTCAAGGACGTGGTCAAGCCAGGCATTCGTGAACGTTTCGCCGAGTTGCGCAAGCTGGGGATCCGCACCGTGATGGTGACTGGCGATAACCCGCTGACCGCCGCCGCGATTGCCGCTGAAGCCGGCGTGGATGACGTGCTCGCCGAAGCCACGCCGGAGAAAAAGCTGGCGCGTATTCGTCACGAACAGAACGACGGCCGCCTGGTTGCGATGTGCGGCGACGGCGCCAACGACGCCCCGGCGCTGGCCCAGGCTGACGTCGGCATGGCAATGAACGACGGCACTCAAGCTGCCCGTGAAGCGGCCAACATGGTCGACCTCGACAGCGACCCGACCAAGCTGCTGGACGTGGTGCAGATCGGCAAGGAATTGCTGGTGACCCGCGGTGCGCTGACGACGTTCTCTATTGCCAACGACGTGGCCAAGTACTTCGCGATCCTGCCGGCGCTGTTCGCCTCGATCTACCCGCAACTGGGTGTGCTCAACGTGATGCACCTGCAAAGCCCGCAGAGCGCGATCCTCTCGGCCATTGTGTTCAACGCCCTGATCATCGTGGTGCTGATCCCGCTGGCACTGCGCGGTGTGCGCGTACAGGCGGCGAGTGCGGCCGCGTTGCTGCGTCGCAACCTGCTGATCTACGGCCTGGGCGGAATTCTGGTGCCGTTTGTGGGCATCAAGGCGATCGACATGCTGTTGACCGCGCTGCACCTGGTTTGA
- the kdpA gene encoding potassium-transporting ATPase subunit KdpA, with amino-acid sequence MHSYDYWLIIAFFALVLIPAPALGRLYYKVMEGQRTWLTPVFGPVERVCYRLSGVDADQEQSWQKYALALLAFNLAGFVLLFAILLFQDYLPLNPQKLPGQEWTLAFNTAISFMTNTNWQNYSGEASLSYLSQMAGLTVQNFVSAATGLAVLVALCRGIGRKSTKTLGNFWVDMTRATLYGLLPLCLVLALFLVWQGVPQTFAHYVNAVTLQGVDQVIPLGPAASQIAIKQLGTNGGGFFGVNSAHPFEDPTAWANLFELGAIILIPVALVFTFGHYVKDLRQSRAILGCMLALFIIGGATAMWAEYQPNPALNNPAVEQAAPQEGKEARFGTTGTVLWSVATTAASNGSVNGMQDSLNPLSGMVSLVNMMVGEVIFGGVGAGMYGMLLNVLIAVFLAGLMIGRTPEYLGKKLQAKEVQLLVVTLLVMPVGTLVLGAIAASLPGPAGAISNPGPHGFSQLLYAYTSASANNGSAFGGFSANTTFHNLMLSLSMLLGRFGYILPVLALAGSLAMKKTAPIGQNSFPTHGPLFVTLLTVTILLVGGLTFLPTLALGPIAEHLSMGF; translated from the coding sequence ATGCACAGTTATGACTATTGGCTGATCATCGCCTTCTTTGCCTTGGTGCTGATTCCGGCACCGGCCCTGGGGCGGCTCTACTACAAGGTAATGGAAGGGCAGCGAACCTGGCTCACGCCGGTGTTCGGTCCGGTCGAGCGCGTTTGTTATCGCCTCTCGGGTGTCGATGCAGACCAGGAACAGAGCTGGCAGAAATATGCGCTGGCGTTGCTGGCGTTCAACCTGGCCGGTTTCGTGCTGCTGTTCGCGATCCTGCTGTTCCAGGACTATCTGCCGCTGAACCCGCAGAAATTGCCGGGTCAGGAATGGACCCTGGCGTTCAACACCGCCATCAGTTTCATGACCAACACCAACTGGCAGAACTACAGTGGTGAAGCGTCCCTGAGCTACCTCAGCCAGATGGCTGGCCTCACCGTACAGAACTTCGTCAGTGCGGCCACCGGTCTCGCCGTCCTGGTCGCGTTGTGCCGTGGGATCGGTCGCAAATCCACCAAGACCTTGGGCAACTTCTGGGTCGACATGACCCGCGCCACCCTCTACGGTCTGTTGCCGTTGTGCCTGGTGCTCGCGTTGTTCCTGGTGTGGCAGGGTGTGCCTCAAACCTTCGCTCATTACGTGAACGCTGTGACCCTGCAGGGCGTTGACCAGGTGATCCCACTGGGCCCGGCCGCCAGCCAGATTGCGATCAAGCAATTGGGCACCAACGGCGGTGGTTTCTTCGGTGTCAACTCGGCGCATCCATTTGAAGACCCGACCGCCTGGGCCAACCTGTTTGAGCTGGGCGCAATCATCCTGATCCCGGTCGCGCTGGTGTTCACCTTTGGCCACTACGTGAAAGACCTGCGTCAGAGCCGGGCGATCCTCGGTTGCATGCTGGCCTTGTTCATCATCGGTGGTGCGACTGCGATGTGGGCCGAGTACCAGCCCAACCCGGCGCTGAACAACCCGGCGGTTGAACAGGCCGCGCCGCAGGAAGGTAAAGAAGCGCGCTTCGGCACCACCGGTACCGTGTTGTGGTCGGTGGCCACCACCGCCGCGTCCAACGGTTCGGTCAACGGCATGCAAGACAGCCTCAATCCCCTGAGCGGGATGGTCTCGCTGGTCAACATGATGGTCGGCGAGGTGATCTTCGGCGGCGTCGGTGCCGGCATGTACGGCATGTTGCTTAACGTGTTGATCGCGGTATTCCTCGCCGGCTTGATGATTGGTCGTACACCGGAATACCTCGGCAAGAAACTCCAGGCCAAGGAAGTGCAATTGCTGGTCGTGACCTTGCTGGTGATGCCGGTCGGCACCCTGGTGCTGGGCGCCATCGCCGCCAGTCTGCCTGGCCCGGCCGGTGCCATCAGTAACCCTGGCCCCCACGGTTTCAGCCAGTTGCTGTACGCCTACACCTCGGCCAGTGCCAACAACGGTTCGGCGTTCGGCGGCTTCAGTGCCAACACCACGTTCCACAACCTGATGTTGAGCCTGTCGATGTTGCTGGGTCGCTTCGGCTACATCCTCCCGGTACTGGCCCTGGCCGGCAGCCTGGCGATGAAGAAGACCGCACCGATTGGCCAGAACAGCTTCCCGACCCACGGCCCGCTGTTTGTGACCCTGTTGACCGTGACCATTTTGCTGGTGGGCGGCCTGACCTTCCTGCCGACGCTGGCACTTGGGCCTATCGCTGAACACTTGAGCATGGGCTTCTAA
- the kdpF gene encoding K(+)-transporting ATPase subunit F, translating to MSVLDGVSLLLAVALFIYLLVALLRADRN from the coding sequence ATGAGCGTTCTGGACGGGGTGTCACTGCTGTTGGCTGTGGCGCTGTTCATTTATCTGCTGGTTGCGCTGTTACGCGCGGATCGGAACTAG
- the eat gene encoding ethanolamine permease: MNTQLKPTLGTLHLWGIAVGLVISGEYFGWSYGWGVAGTLGFLVTSLMVAAMYTCFIFSFTELTTAIPHAGGPFAYSRRAFGEKGGLIAGLATLIEFVFAPPAIALAIGAYLNVQFPALDPKHAAVGAYIVFMGLNILGVKLAATFELVVCVLAVAELLVFMGVVAPAFSFSHFALNGWAGSDTFGAPAIAGMFAAIPFAIWFFLAIEGAAMAAEEAKDPKRTIPKAYISGILTLVILAMGVMFFAGGVGDWRTLSNINDPLPQAMKTVVGDSSGWLHMLVWIGLFGLVASFHGIILGYSRQFFALARAGYLPAFLAKLSRFQTPHRAIIAGGIVGIAAIYSDGLINLGGMTLTAAMITMAVFGAIVMYIMSMLSLFKLRKTEPLLERTFRAPGYPIVPGIALVLAVVCLVAMAWFNALIGLIFLGFMVVGFVYFQLTAQDRADAPADAMLTGL, encoded by the coding sequence ATGAACACACAACTCAAACCCACCTTGGGCACCCTGCATTTGTGGGGCATCGCCGTCGGACTGGTGATTTCCGGGGAGTATTTCGGCTGGAGCTATGGCTGGGGCGTGGCAGGAACACTGGGCTTCCTGGTGACCTCATTGATGGTCGCCGCCATGTACACCTGCTTTATATTCAGCTTCACCGAACTGACTACCGCGATTCCTCACGCTGGCGGCCCGTTTGCCTACAGCCGCCGGGCATTTGGCGAAAAAGGCGGACTAATTGCCGGGTTGGCGACGCTGATTGAATTCGTGTTCGCCCCACCCGCTATCGCCCTGGCCATCGGCGCCTACTTGAATGTTCAGTTCCCGGCCCTTGATCCGAAACACGCGGCCGTCGGGGCCTACATTGTATTCATGGGCCTGAACATCCTTGGCGTGAAGCTGGCGGCGACCTTTGAACTGGTCGTATGCGTGCTCGCCGTCGCCGAACTGCTGGTGTTCATGGGTGTAGTCGCTCCCGCTTTCAGCTTCAGCCACTTCGCCCTGAATGGCTGGGCCGGCTCCGACACCTTCGGCGCGCCGGCGATTGCCGGAATGTTTGCGGCGATTCCATTTGCCATCTGGTTCTTCCTCGCCATCGAAGGCGCCGCCATGGCCGCCGAAGAAGCGAAAGATCCCAAGCGCACCATTCCAAAGGCCTACATCAGCGGCATCCTCACCTTGGTAATCCTGGCGATGGGCGTGATGTTCTTTGCCGGCGGCGTCGGCGATTGGCGCACCCTGTCGAACATCAACGACCCGCTGCCCCAGGCAATGAAAACCGTGGTCGGCGACAGCTCAGGCTGGCTGCACATGCTCGTGTGGATCGGCCTGTTCGGCCTGGTGGCCAGCTTCCACGGGATCATCCTCGGTTACTCCCGCCAATTCTTCGCCCTGGCGCGCGCGGGCTACCTGCCCGCTTTCCTGGCCAAACTGTCGCGCTTTCAGACGCCGCACCGGGCAATCATCGCCGGTGGCATCGTCGGTATCGCGGCCATCTACAGCGACGGACTGATTAACCTGGGTGGCATGACCCTGACCGCAGCAATGATCACCATGGCCGTGTTCGGCGCCATCGTCATGTACATCATGAGCATGCTCAGCCTGTTCAAACTGCGTAAGACCGAACCGCTGCTGGAACGCACCTTCCGCGCACCGGGTTATCCCATCGTACCGGGGATCGCGCTGGTACTGGCCGTGGTGTGCCTGGTGGCGATGGCGTGGTTCAACGCGCTGATAGGGCTGATCTTCCTGGGCTTCATGGTCGTGGGGTTTGTGTACTTCCAACTGACCGCGCAAGACCGCGCCGATGCGCCGGCGGATGCGATGTTGACCGGGCTTTAA
- a CDS encoding DUF2897 family protein codes for MPWYAWLILVVAIGSIVGGLLMLRDSANKVELTEEQRQRVAERNAQADSKDAQDR; via the coding sequence ATGCCGTGGTATGCCTGGTTGATATTAGTGGTCGCGATCGGTTCGATCGTCGGTGGTTTGTTGATGCTGCGAGACAGCGCCAACAAGGTTGAATTGACCGAAGAACAACGCCAGCGCGTGGCAGAGCGAAATGCCCAGGCGGACTCCAAGGATGCCCAGGATCGCTGA
- a CDS encoding TetR/AcrR family transcriptional regulator, translating to MRYSQDHKAQTHQRIIKEASVRFRRDGIGATGLQPLMKALNLTHGGFYAHFKSKDELVEKALQAAATELDAHCAMLFSQERPLEAFIDSYLSEWHQTSPDQGCPLTTMSSEMGLRGQNSRTTDEVLNARLKQVETALGNPNAGEQSLVLMSTLVGALVLARSVESAELATRILDVVRGSLKAEVVEQKKAGR from the coding sequence ATGCGCTATTCACAAGACCACAAAGCTCAAACCCACCAGCGCATCATCAAGGAGGCTTCGGTACGCTTTCGCCGTGACGGCATCGGTGCGACCGGTTTGCAGCCACTGATGAAAGCGCTGAACCTGACGCATGGCGGGTTTTATGCGCACTTCAAGTCCAAGGATGAGTTGGTAGAGAAGGCGTTACAGGCGGCGGCGACAGAGCTGGATGCGCATTGCGCAATGCTATTCAGCCAGGAACGGCCGCTGGAAGCGTTTATCGACAGCTATCTGTCTGAATGGCACCAGACCTCTCCGGATCAAGGCTGCCCGCTGACGACGATGTCATCGGAGATGGGGTTGCGTGGGCAGAACAGCCGCACCACCGATGAAGTCCTCAATGCTCGACTCAAACAGGTTGAAACGGCGCTTGGCAACCCGAATGCCGGGGAGCAGAGCCTGGTGCTGATGTCGACGCTGGTGGGGGCGTTGGTGCTGGCAAGAAGCGTGGAGAGTGCCGAGTTGGCGACACGGATTCTTGATGTGGTGCGGGGGAGCTTGAAGGCGGAGGTTGTTGAACAAAAGAAAGCCGGTCGATGA
- a CDS encoding ComEA family DNA-binding protein: MHKAYFSSLIFAFLTSLSLATTAAPAPKPETPTPIAAQMTKVDQTTKVSLNSADAETLRRDLFGIGAAKAKAIIAYRETNGPFTAIDELLEVKGIGKALLEKNRDRLEVK; the protein is encoded by the coding sequence ATGCATAAAGCGTATTTCTCCTCCCTCATCTTCGCCTTCCTCACCAGCCTCTCGCTAGCCACCACGGCCGCACCCGCCCCCAAACCCGAGACCCCAACCCCCATCGCCGCCCAAATGACCAAGGTCGACCAAACCACCAAAGTCAGCCTCAACTCCGCTGACGCTGAAACTCTGCGCCGTGATCTATTCGGCATTGGCGCCGCCAAAGCGAAGGCTATCATCGCCTACCGCGAAACCAACGGCCCCTTCACGGCGATAGATGAGTTACTGGAAGTAAAGGGAATCGGCAAGGCGCTTCTGGAAAAGAACCGCGACAGGCTTGAGGTGAAATAA
- a CDS encoding glycosyltransferase family 2 protein: MSCSGTREAWEVPSFETPLWLGRKYSWCVVIPVINEGSRIASLLSRMAALEISSVADIIIVDGGTTDGSLELSALQGLCVRGLLVKTGPGKLSAQLRCAYAFALDQGYDGIITIDGNDKDDPAAIPAFINALERKVDFVQASRFVKGGIAENTPPSRHFAIRFIHAPMLSLFSGFKWTDTTQGFRAYSRRLLLDAKVAPFRNVFTTYELLAYLSYRAPKLVYSCVELPTVRRYPKGEVPTKISSVKGNLSVLSTLFKACFGFYNP; encoded by the coding sequence ATGAGTTGTTCTGGTACACGTGAAGCCTGGGAGGTTCCGTCTTTTGAGACACCGCTGTGGCTCGGTCGTAAGTATTCGTGGTGTGTGGTTATTCCGGTCATCAATGAAGGTAGTCGGATAGCGAGTCTTTTGTCGAGGATGGCTGCGCTGGAGATCTCCAGCGTTGCGGATATCATCATTGTCGACGGTGGTACCACTGATGGTTCTCTGGAGCTTTCGGCTTTACAAGGCCTTTGTGTGAGAGGGCTGTTGGTCAAGACTGGTCCAGGAAAACTGAGCGCACAGTTGCGGTGTGCTTACGCCTTCGCACTCGATCAGGGCTATGATGGCATCATCACAATTGATGGTAATGACAAAGATGATCCTGCTGCTATTCCAGCTTTTATAAACGCACTGGAAAGGAAGGTAGACTTTGTACAGGCTTCACGTTTTGTGAAGGGTGGCATCGCGGAGAACACACCGCCTTCCCGGCATTTCGCTATCCGCTTTATTCATGCCCCGATGCTCAGTTTGTTTTCTGGGTTTAAGTGGACGGACACTACCCAGGGCTTTCGAGCCTACAGTCGTAGATTGCTATTGGACGCCAAGGTCGCACCCTTTCGGAATGTGTTCACGACGTATGAGCTCTTGGCATACCTTTCTTACCGTGCTCCTAAGTTGGTTTACAGTTGTGTTGAGTTGCCGACCGTAAGGCGTTACCCCAAAGGTGAGGTACCGACGAAGATAAGTAGTGTAAAAGGAAATCTCTCAGTGTTGTCAACTTTGTTCAAGGCTTGTTTTGGCTTCTATAATCCATAA
- a CDS encoding EamA family transporter — MSLKWLILILGILSNASASVLVKMAMIPPRKFPSFSDPIGALSNWPFWLGLGLYGGAFLFYAAALARLPLNVAHPILTAGAVATVALFSVIFFRETFHWTTGAGIVFVIFGVFLITARVA; from the coding sequence ATGAGTCTCAAATGGTTGATCCTCATTCTGGGTATTCTTTCGAACGCATCCGCCAGCGTGTTGGTAAAAATGGCGATGATACCGCCTCGTAAGTTTCCCTCTTTTAGTGACCCGATTGGAGCGCTGTCCAATTGGCCATTTTGGCTGGGTTTAGGGCTATATGGCGGTGCGTTTCTATTTTATGCCGCCGCCCTCGCGCGGCTTCCATTAAATGTCGCACATCCCATCCTAACCGCGGGTGCGGTTGCAACTGTTGCGTTGTTTTCTGTCATATTTTTCCGTGAGACATTCCATTGGACGACTGGCGCAGGAATAGTCTTTGTGATTTTTGGTGTTTTTTTAATTACCGCCCGTGTGGCTTGA
- a CDS encoding sugar phosphate isomerase/epimerase family protein, with protein sequence MRLAVSNIAWDVSEDEKIAALLCRNSINAIDIAPGKYFPIPVAALDEDIARVKEWWAERGIEITGMQALLFGTTGLNLFGSVEARERMLAHLAAVCRIGAGLGATRLVFGSPKNRDRVGLDHQQAMEIAVPFFRQLGHIACAAGVTICLEPNPACYGANFMIDSVETSEVVRQVAHPAIRMQLDSGALTINGEEPSVILSDCADLIGHIHASEPDLLPLGDGSTGHELMALAINQYLPARIVTIEMVATKDEPHEDSIERAIKVAKFHYRTRPEVGI encoded by the coding sequence ATGAGACTTGCCGTATCCAATATCGCCTGGGATGTGTCGGAAGATGAAAAAATTGCGGCGCTTTTATGTCGCAATTCTATAAATGCTATTGACATCGCGCCAGGTAAATACTTTCCGATTCCTGTCGCTGCGCTGGATGAGGATATTGCTCGTGTAAAAGAATGGTGGGCGGAACGGGGCATCGAAATTACTGGTATGCAGGCCCTTTTATTCGGAACCACAGGGCTAAATTTATTTGGATCTGTTGAAGCCCGGGAGAGGATGCTGGCACATTTGGCGGCGGTATGCCGTATAGGTGCTGGACTTGGCGCGACTCGATTAGTATTTGGTTCGCCAAAAAATCGTGACCGGGTTGGGTTGGACCATCAACAGGCCATGGAGATCGCAGTGCCTTTTTTTCGGCAATTGGGTCATATTGCTTGTGCCGCGGGTGTAACGATTTGTCTTGAGCCTAATCCTGCTTGTTATGGTGCAAACTTCATGATTGATAGTGTCGAGACTTCCGAGGTGGTCCGACAGGTTGCGCATCCTGCTATTCGAATGCAGTTAGATAGCGGTGCGCTGACGATCAATGGTGAAGAACCTTCGGTGATTTTGAGCGATTGTGCTGATTTGATCGGGCATATTCATGCCAGCGAGCCTGATTTACTCCCTTTGGGTGATGGTAGCACCGGGCATGAGTTGATGGCTTTGGCGATTAATCAATATCTTCCGGCGCGGATTGTCACTATCGAGATGGTTGCGACTAAGGATGAGCCGCATGAAGACTCGATTGAGAGGGCAATCAAAGTAGCCAAGTTTCATTATCGTACGAGGCCAGAGGTAGGTATATGA
- a CDS encoding NAD-dependent epimerase/dehydratase family protein, with the protein MNALIGFSGFVGSTLLKQCAFDQIYRSTTIGEIDNKSFDLVVCAGAPAKKWMANKDPAADLEKINGLIAHLKNIQCKRFVLISTADVFKDAVGVNEDSPVDEHDLHAYGLHRRLLEKFVEENFPDNLIVRLPGLVGPGLRKNIIFDFLNSNNLDAVDSRGIFQFYPMVNLWYDIRTAMAADLKLIHLTAEPISVGEVSMEGFGKFFSNELPNDYATYDFQSKYAALFAGRGGYQYSARDTLQAVRSYAQSEPHIASVVRGGAS; encoded by the coding sequence ATGAATGCATTAATCGGATTTTCAGGGTTTGTAGGTAGCACACTGTTGAAGCAGTGTGCTTTTGATCAGATTTATCGCTCAACAACTATTGGCGAAATCGATAATAAAAGTTTTGATTTGGTGGTATGCGCCGGAGCGCCAGCGAAAAAGTGGATGGCCAACAAAGATCCTGCGGCTGACCTTGAAAAAATTAACGGGCTTATTGCTCACCTAAAAAATATTCAGTGTAAAAGATTTGTCTTAATTAGTACCGCGGATGTTTTTAAAGACGCGGTAGGTGTCAACGAAGATTCGCCTGTCGATGAGCATGACCTTCATGCGTACGGTTTGCATCGCCGACTGCTGGAAAAATTTGTTGAAGAGAACTTTCCTGATAACCTGATTGTTCGGTTGCCTGGTTTGGTTGGTCCTGGGCTCAGGAAAAATATAATTTTTGACTTTTTAAATAGTAATAATCTGGATGCGGTAGACAGTCGGGGGATTTTTCAGTTTTATCCGATGGTTAATCTTTGGTATGACATTCGGACGGCGATGGCAGCCGACTTAAAACTAATTCATCTTACAGCAGAGCCTATTAGTGTTGGTGAAGTTTCTATGGAGGGTTTTGGTAAGTTTTTTTCTAATGAGCTACCTAACGACTATGCAACTTACGATTTTCAAAGCAAGTATGCGGCGCTTTTCGCAGGGCGAGGAGGGTATCAATATAGCGCACGCGATACGCTCCAGGCAGTTCGATCCTACGCCCAATCGGAGCCACATATAGCTAGCGTAGTTCGGGGGGGAGCGTCATGA